The genome window CAAAAAGCTGCTGAAATTTCCCGTGAAAAGGGACTGAATAATATGCAATTTCTGCATCAGGATATTTACCAATCCGATTTGCAAAAAGAATTTTATGATGTAGTGCTTTTTCATTCTTCACTGCATCATTTTGATGATATCGAACATTTTCTAAAAAACAAGATCATGCCCGTTTTAAAGGAAAATGGCAAATTGATCATCAATGAATTTGTGGGCAAAAACCGTTTGCAATTTGACAAGGAGCAAATAAAAGCCATTAATCAATGCATAAAATTGATTGACGAAGAATATCGGGTTATATACAAGACCAATTTGCTGAAAAACAAGTTTTATGGTTCTGGTTTGTTGCGAATGATCATTGCCGATCCTTCTGAATGCATAGATTCTGAAAGCATTATGCCCAATATCCACCAGCATTTTAATACCATTGTAGAAAAGCCCTATGGGGGAAATTTACTGATGAGTGCGTTGAAAAGTATCGCCCATCATTTTATTGAACTTGATGCCAGAAAACAGGATCTTTTGGATCAACTGTTTGCTTTTGAAGATGAATATCTGAAAAGCCACCAAAGTGATTTTGTATTTGGGGTGTATGAGAAAAAGACTCTTTAATCACCAATCGATTGGGCGGTAATCTTTTAGGAATTTTCCGCACCAATGTTTGCCCGTATTGATGCCATCAAATAAAGGATCGAGTACTCGTGCTGCGCCATCCACAATATCCAGGGGAGGCTGAAAATCGTGCACTTCTTGTTTTTTCTTTGCCAATTCAGCAGGATCTTCATCCGTTACCCAACCGGTATCTACCGCATTCATATAAATTCCGTATTTCGCCAGATCCGAAGCAGAAGTATGTGTCATCATGTTAAGGGCGGCCTTTGCCATATTGGTATGCGGATGTCGCGCTTCTTTGTGCCAGCGGTGGAATTTACCCTCC of Chitinophagales bacterium contains these proteins:
- a CDS encoding class I SAM-dependent methyltransferase, producing MRLLTQEDIRDVFVKGIQRGLPFILSKFNFSSLERTKSAFNTTASVGSNWWDIPYVKRRWNEKISGDLEVDYETYLTKTVFSNSQHLKLVSIGSGICSHEMRLAELNPNWEIHCVDIADNLLQKAAEISREKGLNNMQFLHQDIYQSDLQKEFYDVVLFHSSLHHFDDIEHFLKNKIMPVLKENGKLIINEFVGKNRLQFDKEQIKAINQCIKLIDEEYRVIYKTNLLKNKFYGSGLLRMIIADPSECIDSESIMPNIHQHFNTIVEKPYGGNLLMSALKSIAHHFIELDARKQDLLDQLFAFEDEYLKSHQSDFVFGVYEKKTL